From Methanococcus maripaludis, the proteins below share one genomic window:
- the sppA gene encoding signal peptide peptidase SppA: MKKIYYYSIAVFLIIAILMVGLLVFVSSDGISSKNIALINIDGTITLESSDSGLFSSIQPGVNDYVEWLDDAENNDNIKAVIIKINSPGGGAVASEKLSRKIKEVSEKKPVVAYIENMGASAAYQAASSTNYIVAERQAVVGSIGVRMELIHYYGLMEKLGINTTSITGGKYKDIGTPTRSMTEEEYAMLESMVNESYYEFVSWVAENRNMTINETLEVADGKIYSGTQAQKVGLVDMTGTEDDAVDMAVKLGNITNPDIYEYGETSTVSLFGMTFNDCLYSFGYGLGMGLSENLNTEESFKSYQVYY, translated from the coding sequence TTGAAAAAGATATATTACTATTCAATCGCAGTATTTTTGATAATTGCAATTTTAATGGTCGGACTCTTGGTTTTTGTATCTTCTGACGGAATATCGTCTAAAAATATTGCACTTATTAATATAGATGGAACAATAACACTTGAAAGTTCAGATTCTGGACTTTTTAGCTCAATTCAACCAGGGGTAAATGATTACGTGGAATGGTTAGATGACGCAGAGAATAATGATAATATCAAAGCAGTAATTATAAAAATAAATTCACCGGGCGGAGGGGCTGTTGCAAGTGAAAAACTTTCCCGAAAAATAAAAGAAGTTTCCGAAAAAAAGCCGGTTGTTGCATACATCGAAAATATGGGTGCATCTGCAGCATACCAAGCTGCTTCATCAACTAATTATATCGTTGCAGAAAGACAGGCAGTTGTTGGAAGTATCGGTGTTAGGATGGAATTAATACACTACTACGGTTTAATGGAAAAACTTGGAATTAATACAACCAGCATAACTGGTGGAAAATATAAAGATATCGGAACACCAACAAGGTCAATGACTGAAGAAGAGTATGCAATGCTTGAATCAATGGTCAATGAAAGTTACTACGAATTTGTGTCATGGGTTGCTGAAAACAGGAACATGACGATAAATGAAACTTTAGAAGTTGCGGATGGTAAAATTTACAGCGGTACACAAGCTCAAAAAGTAGGGCTTGTTGATATGACTGGAACTGAAGATGATGCAGTTGATATGGCCGTAAAATTAGGAAATATTACGAATCCTGACATTTATGAATATGGTGAAACTTCAACTGTTAGTTTATTTGGAATGACATTTAATGACTGCTTATACAGTTTTGGATATGGTCTTGGAATGGGCCTTTCTGAAAATTTAAATACAGAAGAAAGCTTTAAATCTTACCAGGTTTATTATTGA